From a region of the Zingiber officinale cultivar Zhangliang chromosome 4B, Zo_v1.1, whole genome shotgun sequence genome:
- the LOC121978764 gene encoding F-box/LRR-repeat protein 25-like — MDSRRRRRRQDVQSEDDYLSNLPDELLSHILSFLPTLDSIRTSVLARRWRHVWTSVPVIDFSYLQLKPFVMNRFFASRGGESVSRLHLSGLSNIHDHGIIVGGRIIAERRINRGHPVYKLLEYVKSHDARHVTLRKFSFEYCSNSLLDLLFDWPSLASLNMQLVGFTNLTLFKFCKFRLSNLKTLSLSLGKNTISNEILAKLLSACPILQELQLKADYPQARHESIQIQIPSLLRLTLIPVPSKLQINCEKLEYLRLKADANLMHLHVEAPSLTSVRLYRFWRFGTFAQTICNVTTVAIRVSNKRLLGLTPIFLGKYKAVVQGFPIFHKLIELKIKIYVAEQFSLDIVFDLLRCTPNLQSLILTEYKKPSPSRDEDLSEWENSSSRINEPLEHLERVSININSERIQSTFLKTLSEIVPAWDRVVVTC; from the exons ATGGatagccgccgccgccgccgccgccaggaCGTGCAGTCGGAAGACGACTACCTGAGTAATCTCCCGGACGAGCTTCTCAGCCACATCCTCTCCTTCCTCCCCACCCTCGACTCCATCCGCACCTCTGTTCTGGCCCGCAGATGGCGCCACGTCTGGACTTCCGTCCCGGTCATCGACTTCTCCTACCTCCAGCTAAAACCCTTCGTCATGAATCGCTTCTTCGCTTCCCGCGGCGGCGAATCTGTTTCTCGTCTTCACCTCTCCGGACTCAGCAATATTCATGATCATGGAATTATCGTCGGCGGCAGGATCATAGCTGAACGCAGAATAAATCGTGGCCATCCCGTCTATAAATTGCTCGAATATGTCAAATCCCACGATGCCCGACACGTGACTCTCCGCAAGTTCTCCTTCGAGTATTGCAGCAATAGTTTGCTCGACCTTCTGTTCGATTGGCCATCGCTCGCCTCACTGAATATGCAACTCGTCGGCTTTACGAATCTCACATTATTTAAGTTTTGCAAATTCAGATTGAGCAATCTCAAGACGCTTTCCCTCTCACTCGGCAAAAATACAATCAGTAATGAGATCTTAGCGAAGCTGCTCTCCGCCTGTCCTATTTTACAAGAACTACAATTAAAAGCAGATTATCCCCAGGCTCGGCACGAATCCATTCAAATACAAATTCCAAGTCTTCTCCGATTGACTCTGATTCCTGTCCCGTCGAAACTTCAAATCAATTGTGAGAAACTTGAATATCTAAGGCTAAAGGCCGACGCCAATCTAATGCACTTGCATGTGGAAGCCCCTTCTTTGACCTCCGTTCGATTATACAGATTTTGGCGTTTTGGAACATTTGCTCAGACGATATGCAATGTGACTACGGTAGCTATAAGGGTGTCAAATAAACGCCTTTTAGGCTTGACTCCTATATTCCTA GGAAAATATAAAGCCGTCGTCCAAGGGTTTCCCATCTTTCACAAATTGATCGAGTTGAAGATCAAAATATATGTCGCAGAACAATTCAGCTTGGACATCGTATTTGATCTTCTTCGATGCACACCGAATTTGCAGTCGCTCATTTTAACTGAGTATAAAAAG CCATCGCCATCGCGTGATGAGGATTTGAGCGAGTGGGAGAATTCATCATCCAGGATTAATGAACCCTTGGAGCATTTAGAAAGGGTTTCGATAAATATCAACAGTGAGCGAATCCAGTCAACGTTTCTAAAGACACTGTCAGAGATAGTTCCAGCGTGGGATAGAGTAGTAGTCACCTGCTAA